One genomic segment of Methanothermobacter wolfeii includes these proteins:
- a CDS encoding DUF2100 domain-containing protein has product MDKIRFKQAEKLIKESCRNIKRVITPGEPGDGTINTEKFQEAMNMLIEAEEYIYLSLPSHELRGDDAADFCHKLLSARNAIDHMLADFGVLEREDPSERIREISGGKLIIVNNSSVKKLLVKSGAEAQNIIVAGAPLSIEDMRRINPKIPEGALKGIEKKIEHLKHDIERKLESLERVIVLGEDDKSTRLLAERAGELYGADARLRENIKDSTPEEILEMLS; this is encoded by the coding sequence ATGGATAAAATTAGGTTCAAGCAGGCTGAAAAACTCATAAAAGAATCATGCAGAAACATTAAAAGAGTAATCACTCCTGGAGAGCCGGGTGACGGGACCATAAACACTGAAAAGTTCCAGGAAGCCATGAACATGCTGATTGAAGCCGAGGAATACATATACCTCAGCCTCCCATCACATGAGCTCAGGGGTGATGATGCTGCTGATTTCTGCCATAAACTCCTATCTGCAAGGAATGCAATCGACCATATGCTTGCAGATTTCGGTGTCCTTGAAAGGGAGGATCCCTCTGAAAGGATACGGGAGATATCAGGGGGTAAACTTATAATAGTCAACAACAGCTCAGTGAAGAAACTCCTTGTAAAGAGCGGTGCTGAAGCACAGAACATAATAGTTGCAGGCGCCCCCCTTTCAATTGAGGATATGCGCAGAATAAACCCCAAAATCCCTGAAGGAGCCCTTAAGGGTATAGAGAAGAAGATCGAACACCTCAAACATGATATAGAAAGAAAACTTGAATCCCTTGAAAGGGTTATCGTCCTTGGTGAGGATGATAAGAGCACAAGACTCCTTGCAGAGAGGGCCGGGGAACTCTACGGTGCCGATGCAAGGTTAAGGGAAAACATCAAGGACTCAACCCCTGAGGAGATCCTGGAAATGCTCTCCTAG
- the mptA gene encoding GTP cyclohydrolase MptA yields the protein MGLVCFPDTQDNIPSIPVHLTRVGVTGVKKLLKIERDNRRPIILLPTFDAFVDLPSRQRGIHMSRNPEAISDVLEEVVENSALELESLCAEIVNRLLNKHRYARRAEVSMKSDFMFMKKSPVTGRKSQEMTKIMADAIGYRDDDGIMIRKMIGAEVVGMTVCPCAQESVKETSRQKLMEFLDEETVERVLDCVSFASHNQRGRGMIMIEVPEDQTIRAENLIRIIEDSMSSPVYELLKRSDENAVVVNAHENPMFVEDCVRNMVHRIVSEYPHLPDDTIVTVRQINEESIHRHNAFAEKVATMGELRYEIEELNNRS from the coding sequence TTGGGCTTAGTTTGTTTTCCAGATACACAGGACAATATACCTAGCATCCCCGTTCACCTTACAAGGGTGGGTGTTACAGGTGTTAAGAAGCTCCTGAAGATAGAAAGGGATAATAGAAGACCCATAATCCTTCTACCAACATTTGATGCGTTCGTCGACCTTCCGAGCAGGCAGAGGGGGATTCACATGTCAAGGAACCCCGAGGCCATAAGCGATGTCCTCGAGGAGGTCGTTGAAAACAGTGCCCTTGAACTGGAGTCACTCTGCGCAGAGATCGTCAACAGACTCCTCAATAAGCACAGGTACGCCCGTCGGGCTGAGGTCAGCATGAAGAGCGACTTCATGTTCATGAAGAAATCCCCTGTCACCGGAAGGAAGAGCCAGGAGATGACCAAGATCATGGCAGACGCCATCGGGTACCGTGATGATGACGGGATAATGATACGTAAGATGATCGGTGCAGAGGTCGTCGGGATGACCGTATGCCCATGTGCACAGGAATCTGTCAAGGAAACCTCCAGGCAGAAGCTCATGGAGTTCCTTGATGAGGAAACCGTTGAGAGGGTGCTTGACTGTGTCTCCTTCGCATCCCACAACCAGCGTGGCCGTGGAATGATCATGATAGAGGTCCCTGAGGATCAGACCATAAGGGCCGAGAACCTTATAAGGATCATAGAGGATTCCATGAGCTCACCGGTATATGAACTCCTCAAAAGATCGGATGAGAATGCTGTTGTTGTTAATGCCCATGAGAATCCCATGTTCGTTGAGGACTGTGTCCGTAACATGGTCCACAGGATAGTCAGTGAATACCCCCATCTGCCGGATGACACCATAGTAACCGTGAGGCAGATAAATGAGGAGAGCATACACAGACACAATGCCTTCGCAGAGAAGGTCGCCACCATGGGAGAGCTCCGCTACGAGATAGAGGAACTCAACAACAGGAGTTGA
- a CDS encoding DUF2120 domain-containing protein, whose amino-acid sequence MMKLHRTAGEIMGYLEAFEGSRPALNASDILIVRGMSRKRIGSDNMGEELDRLLEHLDATEIDLFSDEGAALIGLMDEQIRSCVEVGTETDIGGIHRLKESLEDMNFAVEYRLFTTGDTGLFVVLYRDRSGVGPCFVEVVVSDIGE is encoded by the coding sequence ATGATGAAGCTTCACAGAACAGCCGGAGAAATCATGGGCTACCTTGAAGCATTTGAGGGCTCAAGACCCGCCCTCAATGCCAGCGATATACTTATCGTAAGGGGAATGTCCAGGAAACGAATAGGATCAGATAATATGGGTGAGGAACTGGACAGGCTCCTGGAACACCTTGATGCCACTGAAATAGATCTTTTCTCAGATGAAGGCGCTGCCCTCATCGGTTTAATGGATGAACAGATACGTTCATGTGTTGAGGTTGGAACCGAAACAGATATCGGGGGCATACACCGCCTGAAGGAGTCCCTTGAGGATATGAATTTCGCCGTGGAGTACCGTCTCTTCACCACCGGTGATACAGGGCTCTTTGTTGTTCTCTACAGGGACAGGAGCGGTGTGGGGCCCTGCTTCGTTGAGGTTGTGGTCTCGGATATAGGTGAATAA
- the cofG gene encoding 7,8-didemethyl-8-hydroxy-5-deazariboflavin synthase CofG — translation MVFSKEELVGLLSAGGCHILDLMKRACSPGRVTYSRNIFIPITRACRNRCGYCTFRSDTPDPPLMSPELIIQELKGARRAGCTEALFAFGEEAHQFPAVREELEGMGFNDMVDYTCHVCRMTLEETGLLPHTNMGVLSYRDLKRLREVNASMGLMLESSSPRLMYTDAHRESPGKDPELRLRTIRDAGRLRIPFTTGILVGIGETVEERADSLLELRRIQDRYGHIQEIIIQNFRSKEGIPMENHPEPPLLDMVRMVAVTSLLFPDVSVQVPPNLNRETGEVFLLAGADDWGGVSPVGRDHVNPEAPWPGIEELRRVTESAGFVLEERLPVYRRFISEEFLSPLVLDKINELYKDLI, via the coding sequence ATGGTCTTCTCAAAGGAAGAACTTGTGGGTCTGCTCTCAGCCGGGGGCTGCCATATCCTCGACCTCATGAAGAGGGCCTGCAGTCCGGGGAGGGTGACCTACTCAAGGAATATCTTCATACCCATCACCAGGGCATGCCGCAACAGGTGCGGTTACTGCACCTTCAGGTCCGACACCCCTGACCCCCCTTTAATGAGCCCTGAACTTATAATCCAGGAACTTAAAGGTGCCCGCAGAGCCGGATGCACCGAGGCCCTCTTCGCCTTCGGAGAGGAGGCCCACCAGTTCCCTGCTGTCAGGGAGGAGCTTGAAGGGATGGGTTTTAATGACATGGTGGACTACACATGTCATGTCTGCAGGATGACCCTTGAGGAGACGGGTCTCCTGCCCCATACAAATATGGGGGTCCTGTCCTACAGGGACCTTAAAAGGCTGAGGGAGGTTAACGCCTCCATGGGCCTCATGCTTGAGTCATCAAGTCCCAGACTCATGTATACAGATGCCCACAGGGAAAGCCCCGGGAAGGACCCTGAACTGAGGCTCAGGACAATCAGGGATGCCGGTCGTCTCAGGATACCCTTCACCACAGGCATACTTGTGGGTATAGGTGAGACCGTTGAGGAGAGGGCCGACTCCCTCCTGGAGCTCAGGCGCATCCAGGACAGGTACGGGCATATACAGGAGATAATCATACAGAACTTCAGGTCAAAGGAGGGCATACCCATGGAGAACCATCCGGAGCCCCCACTCCTTGACATGGTAAGGATGGTTGCGGTTACAAGTCTCCTCTTCCCTGATGTGAGCGTCCAGGTCCCCCCCAACCTCAACAGGGAAACAGGGGAGGTGTTCCTCCTTGCAGGTGCAGATGACTGGGGGGGTGTTTCACCGGTGGGCAGGGACCATGTGAACCCTGAGGCTCCCTGGCCCGGCATTGAGGAGCTTAGAAGGGTTACCGAGTCGGCTGGCTTCGTCCTTGAGGAGAGGCTTCCAGTGTACAGGAGGTTCATCTCTGAGGAGTTCCTGAGCCCCCTTGTCCTTGATAAGATAAATGAACTCTACAAGGACCTCATTTAG
- a CDS encoding DUF429 domain-containing protein, which translates to MAVAVDDFRVAGVDLAAGEENETGFAVIEGLKLHTSGLFTLDEITDAVMGAGVVAVDAPLSLPWGRCCLERDCGCSRYGHFRRSDMEARRYGGVLPLTWRGMKELTLRGIELRKRLEGEVKVIETHAGTVRRMRNITGELRETFNPGELNRHRMDALIAAAVALFYMRGRYIELGDPDEGTIILPAPEARLKDVIFRDQSTGTK; encoded by the coding sequence ATGGCTGTAGCGGTGGATGACTTCAGGGTTGCAGGGGTTGACCTTGCAGCAGGAGAAGAGAATGAAACAGGATTTGCCGTAATAGAAGGCCTGAAACTCCACACATCTGGTTTATTCACATTGGATGAGATAACCGATGCTGTCATGGGCGCAGGGGTGGTGGCGGTGGACGCTCCCCTTTCACTACCATGGGGGAGGTGCTGCCTTGAAAGGGACTGTGGATGCAGCAGGTATGGCCACTTCAGACGCTCGGACATGGAGGCCAGGAGGTATGGAGGGGTCCTGCCACTCACATGGAGGGGGATGAAGGAACTCACACTCAGGGGAATTGAACTCAGAAAAAGACTTGAGGGTGAGGTGAAGGTCATAGAAACCCACGCCGGAACCGTGAGGAGGATGCGGAACATCACAGGGGAACTCAGGGAAACATTTAACCCTGGAGAACTTAACAGACACAGGATGGATGCGCTCATAGCCGCAGCAGTGGCCCTCTTTTACATGAGGGGCCGTTATATTGAACTTGGAGACCCTGATGAGGGGACAATAATCCTCCCCGCCCCGGAGGCACGCCTTAAGGATGTAATCTTCAGGGATCAATCCACTGGCACTAAATGA
- a CDS encoding class I SAM-dependent methyltransferase — protein MKWSRIGDIVVVNREVDEPSKFLKIPGVRSVVCVDGIQGPMRRPTVRVLAGSGTETLHRENGCLFRIDLSKVMWSRGNINERARIPQLVEDGETVVDMFAGIGYFSIPVAVHANPLRVYSIEINPESFRYLRDNIVLNGVEDVVEPVLGDCREMAPELEVDRVIMGYVGTTHHYLEAAMECLVDGGVLHYHETVPETMKFSRPLRRIERAAHPRRVKLLDRRTIKKYSPGVWHVVLDARIG, from the coding sequence ATGAAATGGTCAAGGATAGGTGACATCGTAGTTGTTAACCGGGAAGTGGATGAACCTTCCAAGTTCCTTAAAATCCCGGGTGTCCGGAGCGTTGTCTGTGTAGATGGCATCCAGGGACCCATGAGGAGGCCAACGGTGCGTGTACTTGCAGGGAGCGGCACCGAGACCCTTCACAGGGAGAACGGCTGCCTTTTCAGGATTGACCTCTCGAAGGTTATGTGGTCGCGGGGGAACATCAATGAAAGGGCCCGCATACCCCAACTCGTGGAGGACGGTGAGACCGTTGTTGACATGTTTGCAGGGATAGGGTACTTCTCAATACCAGTGGCTGTCCATGCAAACCCCCTGAGGGTCTACTCCATAGAGATAAACCCGGAATCCTTCAGGTACCTCAGGGATAACATTGTCCTTAACGGTGTTGAGGATGTGGTGGAACCCGTCCTGGGGGACTGCAGGGAGATGGCCCCGGAGCTGGAGGTGGACAGGGTTATAATGGGCTACGTGGGCACAACCCACCATTACCTTGAGGCTGCCATGGAGTGCCTGGTTGATGGGGGTGTTTTACACTACCATGAAACGGTGCCAGAGACCATGAAATTTTCAAGGCCCCTGAGGAGGATAGAGAGGGCCGCGCACCCAAGGAGGGTTAAACTATTGGACAGGAGGACCATCAAGAAGTACTCTCCTGGGGTCTGGCATGTGGTCCTGGATGCCAGGATAGGATGA
- a CDS encoding formate--phosphoribosylaminoimidazolecarboxamide ligase encodes MSKVKRDEILGILDGYDKEELTIATLGSHTSMHILHGAKKEGFRTAVVCEKGREVPYQRFRVADEFIMVDRFSDIVNEDIQEKLRSMNSIIVPHGSFVAYAGLDHIENDFYVPMFGNRDILRWESERELERKLLTEAEIRIPMKFKDPEDIDRPVMVKFPGARGGRGYFVASSTEEFNEKIDSMMERGWITEDDIKDAHIEEYVSGTNFCIHYFYSIMNDEVELMGMDSRFESNIDGLVRIPARDQLEINLDPSYVITGNHPVAMRESLLPQVFDMGDNMVEAAEKLVPPGMNGPFCLQTMCTDNLEIVTFEISARSDGGTNTFMHGSTYSCLLHGEGMSMGRRVAREIKVAAENDKLPEIIT; translated from the coding sequence ATGAGTAAGGTAAAAAGAGACGAGATACTGGGCATCCTGGATGGGTACGATAAGGAAGAGCTGACCATTGCAACACTTGGCAGCCACACCTCCATGCACATCCTGCACGGAGCAAAAAAAGAGGGTTTCAGAACTGCTGTTGTCTGTGAAAAGGGACGTGAAGTACCATATCAGCGCTTCAGGGTTGCTGATGAATTCATAATGGTGGACAGGTTCAGCGACATAGTAAACGAGGACATACAGGAGAAACTGAGATCAATGAACAGCATAATAGTACCCCACGGGTCATTTGTAGCCTATGCGGGTCTTGATCACATTGAAAATGATTTCTATGTCCCCATGTTCGGTAACAGGGATATACTACGCTGGGAATCAGAAAGGGAACTTGAAAGAAAACTTCTTACAGAGGCTGAGATAAGGATACCTATGAAGTTTAAGGATCCCGAAGATATCGACAGGCCAGTTATGGTAAAATTCCCAGGCGCTAGGGGTGGTCGCGGTTACTTCGTGGCCTCAAGCACCGAGGAGTTCAATGAGAAGATCGACTCAATGATGGAAAGGGGCTGGATAACCGAGGACGACATCAAGGATGCCCACATCGAGGAGTATGTTTCAGGTACAAACTTCTGCATTCACTACTTCTACTCAATCATGAATGATGAAGTGGAACTCATGGGTATGGACAGCCGTTTCGAATCAAACATAGACGGCCTTGTCAGGATCCCGGCAAGGGACCAGCTTGAGATAAACCTTGACCCATCCTATGTGATAACAGGTAACCACCCGGTTGCAATGAGGGAGTCACTGCTGCCCCAGGTATTTGACATGGGCGATAACATGGTTGAAGCAGCCGAAAAACTGGTGCCTCCAGGCATGAACGGTCCATTCTGTCTCCAGACAATGTGCACAGACAACCTTGAAATCGTGACCTTCGAGATAAGCGCACGGTCAGATGGAGGTACAAACACCTTCATGCATGGTTCAACCTACAGCTGCCTCCTCCATGGTGAAGGTATGAGTATGGGCCGGCGTGTTGCAAGGGAGATCAAGGTTGCCGCAGAGAATGACAAGCTCCCTGAAATCATAACCTGA
- the psmB gene encoding archaeal proteasome endopeptidase complex subunit beta, whose amino-acid sequence MNDKKTLKGTTTVGITCRDGVVFATERRASMGNLIAHKTADKIFRIDEHIAATIAGSVADAQSLMKYLKAEAALYRMRNSERISIEAAAALASNILHSSRFYPFIVQTLLGGVDDKGAKIYSLDPSGGMIPDKFVSTGSGSPIAYGVLEDRYTEDLYVDEGVDIAIRAIKSAMERDTYSGNGILVATVTEEEGFRMITEEEIQKRIEDLN is encoded by the coding sequence ATGAACGATAAAAAGACACTGAAAGGCACTACAACTGTTGGCATAACATGCAGGGATGGAGTTGTTTTTGCCACAGAAAGAAGGGCCAGCATGGGCAACCTCATAGCCCATAAAACCGCAGACAAAATTTTCAGGATAGATGAACACATAGCGGCTACAATCGCAGGATCAGTGGCCGATGCCCAGAGCCTTATGAAGTACCTCAAGGCAGAGGCAGCCCTCTACAGGATGAGGAATTCTGAAAGGATAAGCATAGAAGCAGCGGCTGCCCTTGCGTCCAACATACTGCACTCATCACGCTTCTATCCATTCATCGTCCAGACCCTCCTGGGAGGGGTTGATGACAAAGGAGCCAAGATATACTCCCTTGACCCATCAGGCGGCATGATACCCGATAAGTTCGTGTCAACAGGTTCAGGCTCACCCATCGCCTACGGTGTCCTCGAGGACCGCTACACAGAAGACCTCTACGTTGATGAGGGAGTGGATATCGCAATAAGGGCCATCAAGTCTGCGATGGAAAGGGATACATACTCTGGAAACGGTATACTCGTGGCCACCGTGACAGAGGAGGAAGGCTTCAGGATGATCACTGAAGAGGAAATCCAGAAAAGGATTGAAGACCTCAACTGA
- a CDS encoding beta-CASP ribonuclease aCPSF1 has product MVSEMLEEIKRTIIQRLPERVQVAKVEFEGPEVVIYTKNPEIITENGNLIRDIAKDIRKRIIIRSDRSVLMDPEKTIKKIHEIVPEEAKITNISFDDVTCEVIIEARKPGLVIGKYGSTSREIVKNTGWAPKILRTPPISSEIIQRIRRTLRKNSKERKKILQQLGSRIHQKPKYDNDWARLTAMGGFREVGRSCLYLQTPNSRVLLDCGVNVAGGDDKNSYPFLNVPEFTLDSLDAVIITHAHLDHSGFLPYLYHYGYDGPVYCTAPTRDLMTLLQLDHIDIAHREDEPLPFNVKHVKKSVKHTITLDYGEVTDIAPDIRLTLHNAGHILGSAMAHLHIGDGQHNMVYTGDFKYEQSRLLEPAANRFPRLETLVMESTYGGHDDVQPSRNHAEKELIKTIYSTLKRGGKILIPVFAVGRAQELMIVLEEYIRTGIIDNVPVYIDGMIWEANAIHTARPEYLSKDLRDQIFHMGHNPFISDIFHKVNGMDERREIVEGEPSIILSTSGMLTGGNSLEYFKWLCEDPDNSLVFVGYQAEGSLGRRIQKGWKEIPLKDEDDKMRVYNVRMNIKTIEGFSGHSDRRQLMEYVKRISPKPEKILICHGDNYKTLDLASSIYRAYRIETKTPLNLETVRIQ; this is encoded by the coding sequence ATGGTTTCAGAGATGCTTGAAGAAATCAAAAGGACGATAATACAGAGACTTCCTGAAAGGGTCCAGGTAGCCAAGGTGGAATTTGAGGGGCCCGAGGTGGTTATCTACACAAAGAACCCTGAAATAATAACCGAGAACGGCAACCTCATAAGGGATATTGCGAAGGACATACGGAAGAGGATAATCATAAGATCCGACAGGTCAGTCCTCATGGATCCTGAGAAGACCATAAAGAAGATCCATGAGATAGTCCCTGAAGAGGCCAAGATCACCAACATATCCTTCGATGATGTGACCTGTGAGGTTATAATAGAGGCCCGTAAACCAGGCCTCGTTATAGGTAAATACGGGTCAACATCAAGGGAAATAGTTAAGAACACTGGATGGGCCCCGAAGATACTCAGGACACCGCCGATATCATCCGAGATAATCCAGAGAATCCGCAGAACACTCAGAAAGAACAGCAAGGAGCGTAAGAAGATCCTGCAGCAGCTTGGAAGCAGGATACACCAGAAGCCCAAGTATGACAACGACTGGGCAAGGCTGACTGCCATGGGAGGGTTCAGGGAGGTGGGCAGATCCTGCCTCTACCTCCAGACCCCCAACAGCAGGGTGCTCCTTGACTGCGGTGTTAACGTTGCAGGTGGAGACGATAAGAACTCATACCCATTCCTCAACGTCCCCGAGTTCACACTGGACAGCCTTGACGCTGTTATAATCACCCATGCACACCTTGACCATTCAGGGTTCCTGCCCTACCTCTACCACTACGGCTACGATGGACCCGTCTACTGCACGGCACCGACAAGGGACCTCATGACACTGCTGCAGCTGGACCACATAGACATAGCACACCGTGAGGACGAACCCCTCCCCTTCAACGTGAAACACGTGAAGAAGAGCGTCAAGCACACCATAACCCTTGACTACGGTGAGGTAACCGACATAGCACCCGATATAAGGCTCACACTCCACAATGCAGGCCACATACTTGGCTCTGCAATGGCCCACCTCCACATAGGTGATGGACAGCACAACATGGTCTACACAGGGGACTTCAAGTACGAGCAGAGCAGGCTCCTTGAACCCGCAGCCAACAGGTTCCCGAGACTTGAAACCCTGGTGATGGAGAGCACCTACGGGGGACACGATGATGTCCAGCCCTCAAGGAACCATGCAGAGAAGGAGCTCATTAAAACCATCTACTCCACCCTCAAAAGGGGTGGTAAGATCCTCATACCCGTCTTTGCCGTTGGAAGGGCCCAGGAACTCATGATAGTCCTTGAGGAATACATAAGGACGGGTATAATAGATAATGTCCCTGTCTACATCGATGGTATGATCTGGGAGGCCAACGCCATCCACACGGCAAGGCCCGAGTACCTGAGTAAGGATCTGAGGGATCAGATATTCCATATGGGACACAACCCCTTCATCTCCGACATATTCCACAAGGTCAACGGTATGGATGAGCGCAGGGAGATAGTGGAGGGTGAACCATCAATAATCCTCTCAACCTCAGGTATGCTGACAGGTGGAAACTCCCTGGAGTACTTCAAGTGGCTGTGTGAGGACCCTGACAACTCCCTGGTCTTCGTGGGATACCAGGCCGAGGGGTCCCTGGGTAGGAGGATACAGAAGGGATGGAAGGAGATCCCCCTCAAGGATGAGGATGATAAGATGAGGGTCTACAATGTCAGGATGAACATTAAGACCATCGAGGGGTTCAGCGGTCACTCAGACAGGAGGCAGCTCATGGAATACGTCAAGAGGATATCACCCAAACCCGAGAAGATACTCATATGCCACGGTGACAACTACAAGACCCTTGACCTTGCCTCAAGCATATACAGGGCCTACCGTATAGAGACAAAGACGCCCCTCAACCTTGAGACGGTCCGTATACAGTGA
- the purM gene encoding phosphoribosylformylglycinamidine cyclo-ligase, with product MVTYSESGVDIDLEELTVRRLTSRLAGTLKHCDVITGTGHFAALVRMGDVAIAMSTDGVGSKILVAEMMNRYDTVGIDCIAMVVNDILCVGARPAALVDYLAVEHPDPEVADEIGHGLARGADMARIAVIGGETASLPGIVRNFDLAATGIGFVDTDKIITGERIAPGDAVIGIESSGIHSNGLSLARKVFFEELELSPHDSLPGSDVTVGDALLKPTRIYVEPVMELIDSGVGVNGLAHITGGGFSNLKRLKKEVGYRLDMLPEPQHIFRVMHDSGVPIEEMYRVFNMGVGFCAIVGKDEADHAVDVLGDRAHVIGEVTDKASSVDITAYTGESIIL from the coding sequence ATGGTAACCTATTCTGAATCTGGAGTGGACATAGACCTTGAGGAGCTGACGGTCCGCCGTTTAACCTCAAGGCTCGCCGGAACACTCAAACACTGTGACGTTATTACCGGAACAGGGCACTTCGCCGCCCTTGTAAGGATGGGGGATGTGGCCATTGCAATGAGCACCGACGGTGTTGGGAGCAAGATCCTCGTGGCTGAGATGATGAACCGCTACGATACCGTGGGGATAGACTGCATTGCAATGGTGGTCAATGACATCCTCTGTGTCGGTGCCAGGCCCGCCGCCCTCGTCGACTACCTTGCAGTCGAACACCCCGACCCTGAGGTGGCCGATGAGATAGGCCATGGCCTTGCAAGGGGTGCTGATATGGCACGTATCGCAGTAATCGGTGGGGAGACAGCATCCCTCCCAGGTATAGTAAGGAATTTTGACCTTGCAGCCACGGGTATCGGATTCGTTGATACGGATAAAATCATAACAGGGGAAAGGATAGCCCCAGGGGACGCTGTTATAGGTATTGAAAGCAGCGGGATACACAGTAACGGCCTTAGCCTTGCAAGGAAGGTCTTCTTTGAGGAACTGGAACTATCACCCCATGACAGCCTCCCTGGCTCCGATGTTACGGTTGGGGATGCGCTCCTCAAACCCACAAGGATCTATGTGGAGCCCGTCATGGAGCTCATTGACTCGGGTGTCGGTGTGAATGGACTCGCCCATATTACAGGCGGGGGATTCAGCAATCTTAAGAGGCTTAAAAAGGAGGTGGGGTATCGCCTTGACATGCTCCCTGAGCCCCAGCACATCTTCAGGGTGATGCATGATTCAGGTGTCCCCATCGAGGAGATGTACCGTGTATTCAACATGGGTGTTGGTTTCTGCGCCATCGTAGGGAAGGATGAAGCAGACCATGCCGTTGATGTTCTGGGTGACCGTGCACACGTCATAGGAGAGGTCACGGACAAAGCCTCCAGTGTGGACATCACAGCCTACACAGGAGAATCAATAATACTTTAG
- the comC gene encoding L-sulfolactate dehydrogenase gives MRISAEDEVKIIKEILMAMEVPEESAAIVADVTLDADLKGFSSHGIGRFPQYVEGLRYGTIKRDGEITVERETESTAIINGNHLFGHVVAYRAMEIAIEKAGSTGVGLVGVHDSNHFGVAGYYSDMAVMNDTIGVVIANTEPAVAPVGGKTPILGTNPVAIGIPSDKHYVSVDMATSASARGKLLEAARKGESIPENVALDADGKPTTDPEMALKGSILPFGGHKGYALSFMIEILAGPLVGAAFGAGVKGTANPREMCTKGDLMMAIDPSKMGDVDEFKSSVDAFIEEVKSSGDVLIPGDIEAMNIKRRREEGIEIDEKLLESLTSISEDLNLDLEIKGL, from the coding sequence ATGAGGATAAGCGCTGAAGATGAAGTTAAAATCATAAAGGAGATACTCATGGCCATGGAGGTCCCTGAGGAGAGCGCCGCCATCGTTGCAGATGTTACACTTGATGCCGATCTTAAGGGATTCAGCTCCCACGGGATAGGAAGGTTCCCCCAGTACGTTGAGGGTTTGCGTTACGGGACCATAAAGAGGGATGGTGAGATTACCGTTGAAAGGGAAACAGAATCAACCGCCATCATCAACGGGAACCACCTCTTCGGCCACGTGGTTGCATACAGGGCCATGGAAATTGCAATAGAAAAGGCAGGATCCACAGGGGTCGGCCTCGTGGGTGTCCATGACTCCAACCACTTCGGTGTTGCCGGCTACTACTCGGACATGGCGGTGATGAATGACACGATAGGCGTTGTGATAGCAAACACGGAGCCAGCTGTGGCGCCAGTAGGAGGTAAGACACCTATACTCGGAACAAACCCCGTCGCCATAGGTATACCCTCAGATAAGCACTACGTATCTGTTGACATGGCAACATCCGCATCTGCAAGGGGCAAGCTCCTTGAAGCCGCCAGGAAGGGTGAAAGCATACCTGAAAACGTGGCCCTTGATGCTGACGGGAAGCCCACAACTGACCCTGAAATGGCGCTTAAGGGATCCATACTGCCCTTCGGGGGGCATAAGGGGTACGCATTATCCTTCATGATAGAGATACTTGCAGGGCCCCTTGTGGGGGCCGCCTTCGGAGCAGGGGTTAAGGGCACAGCCAATCCCAGGGAGATGTGCACCAAGGGAGATCTCATGATGGCCATAGACCCCTCAAAGATGGGGGATGTTGATGAATTCAAATCCAGTGTGGATGCATTCATAGAGGAGGTCAAGTCCTCCGGCGACGTCCTCATACCCGGGGACATCGAGGCCATGAACATCAAAAGGAGGCGAGAGGAGGGTATTGAGATCGATGAGAAACTCCTTGAAAGCCTCACAAGCATCTCCGAGGACCTTAACCTTGACCTTGAAATCAAGGGGTTATGA